One Odontesthes bonariensis isolate fOdoBon6 chromosome 12, fOdoBon6.hap1, whole genome shotgun sequence genomic window, GCTCAGAACTATATTAAAATCAGAGACCTGTGTTGGGGGATGATAAATCTCGGTCACATCTGTGCTCTTTTTGTGTCTCATAAGGAGCATCGCACTAAATCCTCCCCTCCCTTGTGCTTCTTCACTCAGGTCTCTTGGGTGTTGGAGCAGCATGAGACTTCATCGTCCAGTGATGACCTGACGGCAGTGAGAAACAACACTGACCAAATGTTATGCCTACTGGCTGAAGAGCGCCCTGCAGAATGCCCAGAGGGGGACCCTGGCGTGGCACCCATGGGCCCTATTCTGGAGCTGGTGGTGACGGAGAACATTCTGGAGCGGCTGGTTCAGTGGCACCTCCATCGTGGCCTGGACCAAGACAGCCAGGGGGCTCTGCTCAAGCTGTTTGAGATGCTCATTGGCCAATCCCAGCAGCCTTTGCTGCAGCACACAGCCATCCTCCATCCCCTTATGAGGCTACTGGGAGCATGCGCCAGCCCAGAACTTGGCTGTCCCCCGGCCCTGGAGAACAGCCTAGTGCTGCTGCTTAACCAGGTACACAAAATCCAACAGCTCTCTGcacatttttaatttgatttttttcgaTGGTTGAAAAGGAATAAATAATCTTGAATGAAAGCGCAGAGTATTAATGATGGAGTGAAGGGTGAGCTGCTGCTCTCTACTGAAATCTGCCAAAGTAAATTATATCCGTTTTAATTTACGGCACACCGTGATTTTGCTGCTTGCATGTTGTCTTCAGGCAGTTTCTTCCACAAGGAGATATTAACAGTTCCATTTCCTGTCCTAGAAACCTTGTATTGATATCATTGTATGAGAATTCCCCGCAACAAGCAAATGAGAAGGTTTAACAATAAACAAAGAAACTCCCAAACAAAGAAACTCCCAAACAAAGAAATCGACTGACTCAAAGTGAATTTTGACGTGAAGCTTTCATTCTTTTTATGATGAAGCTCATAATGTTGCGTTTGCTCAGTGAATGGCTTTCCCTCAAAGTGCCAACAGTGTTATCCACAGAAATCTGATTTAGTCGGGGATAAAATGTGAATATCATTAGCAGTATAGCTGTTGAAAGCATTGGGTAAGTGCTTGTGAAATGCCAGCACATTTAGTGGCTGAGTGGTTCAGACAGACCGAATAGTAGCATTTCCACTTAGAAAATGTTCGGGGTCACTCATTTCAACTTCCTATATCTCATGCTTTTTACCTCTACAATcacaatcaaataaaaaaaacattatggtCTTTGTAGAAAAATGATCTCTTGACCTCTGAAATGTGGGCCACTTTGGatccttatttatttttaatttgttgtttgaATTTGATGTaatgttttttgtcatttggagtTTAGTCTTTGACAGTTtaccattattttttttttagggctgggcaacgattaaaatctctaatctaattaatcacatgatttccctgattaatcgcatttgtacgcctTTAGCatatagctttattttaaatgtgctgccatatgaatgaaagtgccataacatttgttgtgcaaacacacttttaacattagcatttttatgtagaagcctcgctccactgtctgtttccttgaatgacttgctgctatcagttgtgtgttttgcctttaagtgatattttagactggaactactacggtgagaagacaattcaacttggcagagtttacagatgactttggttctgtcgactccgcgccgtctggaagaactttaaaatgaaaatggccgagtaaaaccttctccaggtttggtggatccgccaattactttcttttccgcttccgcagcagacggcaacagacctttacaaaataaaagcctctgagcaacagacttttacaataataaaataaataataaaacctgcgttaatgcgctaTAAAATaattatcggtgttaaataattaactcgTTAACGCTATAATGactgagttaactcgcccagccctattatttTTAGATTTTCAAGTTGAAATAGTACCTTGTATAAATGATGGATGATTTTCCCTGTGTCTACAGTATGTTGGTCTATAGTtgtattttatcttttattgaGACCCTTTAAATTCCCAtcaggtgtgtgtgtccatGGCTCGGCAGCCTGTGGTTTTGGAGATGTTGTTCCGGGCTGCACCAGCCCAACAGGGCTCTACCAACCTGCTGATCTTCTCCCTCCTCGTGCCATTCATCCACCGGGACGGCGCCATCGGACAGCAGGCCAGGGACGCGCTGCTGCTTGTAATGGCAGCATCAGCCAGCCATGAGGCTGTGGCACGATACATCGCGGAGAACTCTTACTTCTGCCCAGTGAGTGGTGCAGCTAAGGAAGATGATAGACTTGAATTAATGAATATATTAAGCAAAACAAAAACGTTTTACTTTCAAGCCAGTTGTTATGTTATGATTTATTtgttgtggggtttttttttttgggggggggggggggtgtaattTCAATCATAACCAATCAAAACCTGATTCTGTTCAAAACTACTGAGAAAACTAAGGCTGAATTTCTAACTTCATCATCAAAAAGTCATGATTTTAACCAGTCCTAAAGAAAAAGCCACACGGATGGTAAACTGAAAATGTAGTCATTTGAGTTTCACTGTTtcacatcatttttttttttttcatgtttccatCTTAAGGGTAAATACTACTGAGCTTCCTTTTAAGATGAATAGTTCCCCTACTCCATCTTATAGCCAGTTTTGGGTCTTAAATCAATGTGATATAAAGTGGGGTGCGAAAGTTTGGGCAGCCTTTTTAATTTTCCTGATTTACCTTTTATAAAGCATTGATTGTTTGGATAAAAACATTTCGTTAAATATATCATATAGGGGACAAAAACAGTGATATTtgagaagtgaaatgaagtttatATGAATTCCAGAAAGTGTGCAATAATTGTCTAAACAAAATTAGCCAGGTGCATAAATTggggcaccaaaaaaaaaaaccttaactcAATATTTAGTAGATCCTCCTTTTGCAGAAATAACAGCCTCTAAACGCTTCCTATAGCTTCTAATGAGAGTCCCGATTGTGGCTGAAGGTATTTTAGACCATTCTTCTTTACAAAACATCAAAATTAACAAGGCTGCCCAAACTTTCACACCTCACTGTATATTTATTGTGAAAGTGGAGCCTTCTCTTAAGAAAGAGGGGATGTGTACGTGCATTCTGTCTAATTCTTCATTAGTGTTGCTGTGTGATAACAACAGGGGAAGGAAATTGCGCACTCTGACATGCTATTCATCCTTATGTACATCCTGTCAGATCTGTCACAACTCAAGGCTTCTTAAGAACATCTCAAAAAAAGAACCACGTCACCCAAGAAAACGTTGACATGTTTAAGAAAGAATAAAGTGGGTTCAAGGAGTCTCCTTTAAATGGTCATCGCCAGACATGCTGTAAAAGTTAAGAAAAGAAGTATCCTATTTGGTATCAACCTGTGGGTGCATTTACAATACATGCTTGTCTGTGCCAGGGGTTTTGATGTATCTTCCTCATTTCAGAAACCTACCTATGTTAGTACAGAACCTCAACAGGAGAGTTGGCTGCAGCAGTAATGCTCAAACTGTTAAACTGGctcatgaaaaaaaattcaactgaaACCAAGCAACATGTTTTCATGTGGCAGGAGACCTAAAAGTAGCACCGTAGATAAAGGGTAAAAGGCTCTTTTATCAGGTTGCAATGATGTTTTAAATGAGAGACTGTCACGACTTCGGACGAAAGGAAAAGTAACTTTGTGAAAAGAGACGCGCAAGCCAGCAGCTTGCGTTGTTGTAGTTCCCCACAGCTGCCACTAGATGTAAATAAAGagcttaatttaaaaataaattgagaTGGTAAGTATCACTATTTCATGTGGATAATGACTTCCTGCATGTGTGTTCATACTTTTGAAAGTCTAGTCAGTTGTTTTGAATTATAGTTACTAAGAAATATTTTAGGTTTCATACTGCACTAATAAAGGAAACGGCATTGcatgctttgtgtgtgtgtgtgtgtgtgtcagtgtcagTTTAATGAAGCGGCCTTTTACCTTCTCTGTACACTCTGGTGTTGGCTTATGGCTCAGCTATTTTCTGCTCATCTTCCTTCCAGTCGCTTCAGTCTGACCTATTTACCGCTGAAAGAAGTGCAGTGGAGGTGGCATCGCAGACCAAATACTCTTCTCTGCCTGGCTGGGCTATTTTCTGTGCATTCTCATACATTTGTCAGTTTTGCCTGACGTTTTTTGGATTCTGCTGTAGATTGTAGTCTCTGTGTGTAAGCAGTGTATATCTTTCACATCTCTTTAATCCTGTCTCTCAATTTCTGATCAACTTTGAATCCTTCATATTTCTTCTTTTGGTTTAACGGATCATTGTTTCTCCATTTGACATTTTCACTGGTTGAAAAGTCATTTTGCTTGTACAAACCTCTTCTTAAGATAGCAATAGATAAGGGAGCTGTTTGAAGGAAGgtatattgtattgtattacatGTATTTTGGAATTGTTGGATTGTCCGACATTGTATTATTTAACAATTAGGGTGAAAGGGTCAGGATTTTCGTTGGTATGGCAACATAAAAATTGCTGAATTTTATGTATAAAAAgaccaaacaaaagaaaaaaaataactttaaatgtgtatattatctgtgtgtgtgtgtgtgtgaatatgtaagggaatatatatatatcttggATGATATTCTTCCAAGATATGATATTCATCCTTGGTTGGATGAATGAATATATTTTCTATCTAAAATTATTGATGAAAAAACTCAAATATCAAATATATCAAACATTTTTGTATCTgttgaaaataattaaaaattctTCGATTTATGCGGTTGTCCACGAGAGCTGTCACATGTGAATCAGCTGCTGACCTGTTAGAAATGTTCGGTCTCTGAAGCCTCTGTGTCTCTCCTCAGGTGTTGGCAACGGGCCTCAGCGCCCTCTACTCCTCTCTGCCCAGGAAGATCGAAGTTCGAGGGGACGACTGGCATGCCCTGCGGCGTGAGGACTGGATGGGCGTGTCTTCACTTGTGCTCTTCATGAACTCCCTCGAGTTCTGCAACGCTGTGGTTCAGGTCGCGCATCCTATGGTCCGCTCTCAGCTGTTGGACTACCTTCACAATGGCTTCCTCGTACCAGTCATGGGTCCCGCCCTGCACAAGGTAGGAACAGGATGAGTCGCAGACGGACAAGTTTTAACCTGAAACCGTCTTTTGTTGGAAATGGCTCAGGGTTCTGTAATAGAATGaccacaaatttttttttttttttttttttttttactttattgcaaCTGTACTATGTACACACATTTGATGGAGAACCGGCGgccttattatttattaagaacTGAATGGGGGTGGGAATCTATAAGCTTGTATTCGTCCCACTCCTTTCCAAGCTTATTTGAATCTAAGTTGTATAAATGTACTtctaaaatactacgaataagttcagtttgtgtattgtacaaaaattgtaatgtacttagccgcttgttctgtatattatttttgcttggaataaactaaactaaattgtTGACAAAGGAGCATAACGTTAACAGTATGTGGGATTGTcacacttaaaggtggggtaggggatctttttctggaacgtttttttacatattgcttgaaatactcttcacacccccattgcaaccaattaattaaaagttttgacacaaaaatgaaaagttttagtggcctctagaacgaacaatccaggaaaaacggtatccaatcatactgaacggaccgttcacaatgattggattctgatgcgtctatcaaactgcaatctgctcctccctccccctccttccccctgtgcgcgtaccctgctccgtgaacaaattacgcgtccagaagcttggcaggaagctaaactagagccagcttggctagcacctagcattgttaaacgtatagttagcataaactaaatactaaatacggcaacgatcgatgcttgctgtcagaacagcgctcgtgcaccttcgtgctcgtgaacaagcattgcgcgttcatgtactctagaggcgtggcttcggagggaatctgaagaaaagggttgggacttttgacctgtgtattttcaaaatgcagcttcgctggactcaaaatccaggatctcctaccctacctttaaactgtgaagaagtggtccagaATCCGGCCAGTTAGTTCGAGCTCACCTTTGGTTATGCGATGCCATTCTTTCTTGTGTTCAAGCTAAGACATGGAACATTGAGGATTTAATTTGCTTTGTTCATTTATAGATTTCTCATAATCAAAATGATTTCCCAATGTTGCTCTTTATCTTGATTTTTAACTAAGGTTTTTCAGGTTGTTTATTTTGGCAGATTTTCTACTTATTTctttgtttgcatgtgtgtgtatatttgtaGTCGTCGGTGGACGAGATGATCGCCAGCACTGCCTACCTAGATCTTTTCTTGCGCTGTGTAACGGAAACCTCCCTCCTCAAAACCTTCCTACGCTTCATCCTGCTGCATCGCCATGACAATGACACCATCCTGGACACCCTGCTCACACGCATCAGCAGCAACTCAAGGGTCTGCTTATATGTATATGTTTGGGTTTGTGAAAGCGCCTTGAGGGCCCCGTTAACTCAGCTGTGTGGGAAGTGAGTGGGCTAAGAGCAAAAGCTCGAAGCAGAATACAGAAGTCTTTGGGTTATTGGAAAACAACTTGGAAACTTGCGTACAGCCAGTAATAAATTCTCAGTAAAAAAGTGACGAtatcttttaaaaaatttttgtggaaattattgactgctgtgtttttgttttaactgtgGTATCTCAAAATAATTAAACACAGGTGTATAACTAATTACAGGGTTTTGGTTCGCTGGAAAAGTTCATTCCTTTACTGGAAGACACCTGAAAAAGCAGAACACATTAAATGTATAGATTTAGATTATATGTGGCTTGTTGGAAAAATGAGGGCCTTGGTGATATTTTGTGCAAATCGGCATGACTAACGTCCTTCTCTTTGTGTGCTGCAGCTGTGCATGGTGTCACTGAGTTTGTTCAGGACTCTCCTGTCCCTGAACTGTGAAGATGTCATGCTGCAGCTCATTCTCAGGTATGCTTTTTTCACATTTGTAATTGGCTCATTAAGTGTGCAAAAAAATATGGAAATGTCTGAAGTTATATTGACTTCAACAAAACTTACAGGCTAAGATTTCCATGATTCCATGTGTGTATATAAATGAGCTTGCTTGTGATTTGGTTGCCAGGTATCTGCTGCCCTGTACTCATGTAATGCTGAGTCAGCGTCGTGCTATCAGGGAGACTGACCTGTACGGAAAGTCGGCAGACAAGTTCCTGTCGCTGATCCCGGAGTGTTGCCGGCTGAGCATGGCGGCCTCTGCTGAGCGGGATGATGACAATCCGTTCTGGGGAAAAGGTGAGCACAGATGGCTATAGAAAAGGGGAACCTCATATTGTGGTTGTAAGAAAAGAATTGAACATGAACAGTAATACATTTTGCATTGTTTCATCTGTATTGGCTATATGGATGCaaatttatttgaaaaagaataataataattgccTGAACAGTTTAAAGAAATCTTTGAGGAAAAAGATGTTGTCAATAATACTTAGTATAAGTCCTCTGGGTTTTGTGTAAGTTTAGGGGCTAATGTAgagaaaaaaatgcttgtaTGAGCTACTTTTGACCAAAGTAAGAGGccttattatttttgtttggaTATAAAATGTTGAACAAAGACCTGACAGAACATTATCCTCTCATTTTAGTCTTGCTTAAGTGAACCGCCGATGAGAATTTTCTATTGTCTCATTTATTGTCACTGAGGGGCAGGGATTGTGAATTCTTTAGTCATTTCCCTGTTGGTTACACAGTTGAAACAATTCCTGTTGGTTTGCAAAGAAGTTGATGGAGAACAAGCAGaatagcctaaaaaaaaaattccagttTTATAGCTTGTGTTTTACATTGGTATCAAAACAATAAGACACtatacaaacacatttttacCATACAAGGCCTTTAACCcccatacctgatttaaaacacaacttaatttctgaaaagggacgtttttgtccccttttaaaatgacctaaaaacatcatatgttaatatttttttccgctttttttttctgtagatcttttattccacctcagttctgatcataactaccaagttttcaattattttcaaaaaattaaccctttaaatactggtttatatgatgtaaacgccaatttctgtaaaaaaaaaaaaaaaaaacaacacaaagactGCTATGTTTTCAATGTtcagaatgcaaagtggaattgttgagctgggataattatggtctgggatatgtcaatgatctgcaacaacattgatttttagggattttaaatttttttgttaagcctgatttataaaaaaaaaaaaactccttaatttctgaaaagggccatttttgtcccccctttttttttttttggacaaaaatgtcccttttcagaaattaaggagttttttttctacacaatgacaaattgcattgtatatgatgtgtgtttgaaattcgaaaaaatagtcaaaaatgcacaactggaccaaatatgatgagtatcactatctacagtgtgaaattagaagagaaagtacaccccaagtggacaaaaatgtcccctatcagggattagggttaaagtTAATTGTGTTCTGTGTCCTTTACTGTTCATATTAGAGTTTGTCTATTGTTAACTAACTGGTGGTTTTACCATTTGTGTCTTTATATGGTCATCTAAAAGTACTGAACAGTCCTAGCACAGAGTCTCCAGCTCCGCCCCGACCCAGCACTCCGTCCCGCTTGTCTTTCTTCATCCGTCAACAGAGCAGTGGAGGTGGATCAGGCGGAGGTGGGGCCTCTACCCCCACCAGCATGGAGCAGCTTCATTCAGGTCCATCCAGCTCCCACCCTCTGACCCCTGACAGCCCAATGCACCAGCAGCAGACCCACTCAGATTGTCTCGACTGGGATACAGGTTACCTGGAGTACCTCAAGGATGCCCGTTGGGGCATTGAGCTTTGTTCCTGGGCGTGCCGTGATTGGTCGGCGCCCTATGATGGAGAAAACCCCTCCCCAAACACATCCCCTGCACCACCACCTCCCCCTACGTCAAATGTCTCCATGGCTATGTTCCCTGAGCACTTCTCTTTCCAGCAGGGAGGTAGCAGTAACACCCCTCAAGGAACGCAGAGGGCGGCCATCGTGACGGCAGCACGGTCTGAATGGAGCAGTTCTGAGCGGGACAGCGGAGAGTGGGATGTTACGATCGGCAAAAATAACTGCATCAGCCTCACGCCGCGCTCCAAGAAACGCAGCCTGCAAAGAGAGGAGCTCCTCCCCAAACCT contains:
- the fhip1b gene encoding FHF complex subunit HOOK-interacting protein 1B, encoding MSWLSRLNPRGPGSRSSRSAAPSSPCTADPETCLMVFENHWRQVSWVLEQHETSSSSDDLTAVRNNTDQMLCLLAEERPAECPEGDPGVAPMGPILELVVTENILERLVQWHLHRGLDQDSQGALLKLFEMLIGQSQQPLLQHTAILHPLMRLLGACASPELGCPPALENSLVLLLNQVCVSMARQPVVLEMLFRAAPAQQGSTNLLIFSLLVPFIHRDGAIGQQARDALLLVMAASASHEAVARYIAENSYFCPVLATGLSALYSSLPRKIEVRGDDWHALRREDWMGVSSLVLFMNSLEFCNAVVQVAHPMVRSQLLDYLHNGFLVPVMGPALHKSSVDEMIASTAYLDLFLRCVTETSLLKTFLRFILLHRHDNDTILDTLLTRISSNSRLCMVSLSLFRTLLSLNCEDVMLQLILRYLLPCTHVMLSQRRAIRETDLYGKSADKFLSLIPECCRLSMAASAERDDDNPFWGKVLNSPSTESPAPPRPSTPSRLSFFIRQQSSGGGSGGGGASTPTSMEQLHSGPSSSHPLTPDSPMHQQQTHSDCLDWDTGYLEYLKDARWGIELCSWACRDWSAPYDGENPSPNTSPAPPPPPTSNVSMAMFPEHFSFQQGGSSNTPQGTQRAAIVTAARSEWSSSERDSGEWDVTIGKNNCISLTPRSKKRSLQREELLPKPVPPLIPSSLSATSLSTSHSTSSPGPHVPTSAITVSYQAMYNGTVGQGDGCSDSRDRGLEVKKVKRDLGEQQYLDENANQNGSLVSCPSQSCATLPQSVFSSSDIGDARSLCSNQIPSQSSVTKPAHDTKPLTSDTSKPHSTASDLPETNQMQQSVESLIEELLEQAPGDPQLPGDTNGQGISIEAFTQELRELEDRVKERSRAACQQEETTVDSLSTEQQEEDHVSTAQEVKVTGEVKGDGSFMGICSPARLLNQPVSQPYTGPFMVVLFAKLENMLQNSLYVNILLTGIIAQLACYPQPLLRSFLLNTNMVFQPSVKSLIQVLGSVKNRIEAFAASHEDFPAMLKKAQQYLVARGKVDWTDSPAAVPPLRRSDSLVKSRKPSLGDLILRHTNSPTRARHAAQLALAHVRDGGQSLHSALFRSGTPGIEKQAEALRVKNAVYCAVIFCEFLKELAALAQEHAVTLPFPQSQEAEE